The following are encoded in a window of Tessaracoccus flavescens genomic DNA:
- the ypfJ gene encoding KPN_02809 family neutral zinc metallopeptidase has protein sequence MEYRDNVGLDQSRVRYGGGGGGGGRRIAVGGGLGGIVLLLIALFFGGDIGSMLGGGETQPRTQNTAGQPNCDNTDDLEANPDCRWVVYENALTDYWSGAFTSGFKPPAGMQIFSGQVATACGTGSSEMGPFYCPGDTTIYLDDQFTAQLLQQLGTERSDVAELYIVAHEYGHHISNLTGQMSEARSSGNDTGPKSAQVRLELQADCYAGVFFANTIKDQNSPIESVTQEDLDRIVEAARAVGDDHIQQQSGGRVVPESWTHGSSQMRQYWTATGFQSGDPSSCDTFSTDDLGG, from the coding sequence ATGGAGTATCGCGACAATGTCGGGCTCGACCAGTCCCGCGTGCGCTACGGCGGCGGCGGAGGCGGCGGTGGCCGCAGGATCGCCGTCGGCGGCGGACTCGGAGGCATCGTCCTGCTGCTGATCGCGCTGTTCTTCGGCGGCGACATCGGCAGCATGCTCGGAGGAGGGGAGACCCAACCCAGGACCCAGAACACGGCGGGGCAGCCCAACTGCGACAACACCGATGACCTCGAGGCCAACCCGGACTGTCGCTGGGTGGTCTACGAGAATGCGCTCACCGACTACTGGTCCGGCGCCTTCACCTCGGGCTTCAAGCCGCCGGCCGGTATGCAGATCTTCTCGGGCCAGGTGGCGACCGCGTGTGGCACGGGCTCCTCGGAGATGGGCCCCTTCTACTGCCCTGGCGACACCACGATCTACCTCGACGACCAGTTCACAGCCCAGCTGCTCCAGCAGCTCGGCACCGAGCGCAGCGACGTCGCAGAGCTCTACATCGTGGCCCACGAGTACGGCCACCACATCTCGAACCTGACCGGCCAGATGTCCGAGGCGCGCTCCAGCGGCAACGACACGGGCCCGAAGTCGGCCCAGGTCCGCCTCGAGCTGCAGGCCGACTGTTACGCCGGCGTGTTCTTCGCCAACACCATCAAGGATCAGAACTCGCCCATCGAGTCGGTCACCCAGGAAGACTTGGACCGGATCGTCGAGGCGGCTCGTGCTGTCGGCGACGACCACATCCAGCAGCAGTCCGGCGGTCGCGTCGTCCCCGAGAGCTGGACCCACGGATCGTCCCAGATGCGTCAGTACTGGACGGCCACCGGCTTCCAGAGCGGCGACCCGAGCAGCTGCGACACCTTCTCGACCGACGATCTGGGCGGCTAA
- a CDS encoding tyrosine-type recombinase/integrase, translating into MVIHRDQCRADARDVLDEFEAWLLRERSTQEGTAAAYADTFRLLLTYAQQATGIAPSALTLADLDADLIGGFLQHLETERGNSAATRNARRAALRSFFSYASYRAPDAIATISQVLAIPAKRTKTTLVSFLTAAEAEALIAAPDTGTWLGRRDRLLLHLGIQTGLRVSELTSLHIDSIQIGPHSQLECIGKGRKQRVIPLQKNTVQLLNAWFGELPPVPDGPLFPTHAGTPLTRAAVGKLIARHTAAAVGRCSSLAEKNVTPHTLRHTCAMSLLHAGIDTASIALWLGHSNIQTTQIYLHADLELKRRTLERVPAVDERPPARYQASDALIAFLKNR; encoded by the coding sequence ATGGTGATTCATCGTGATCAGTGCCGCGCTGACGCGCGGGACGTGCTGGACGAGTTCGAAGCGTGGCTGCTGCGGGAACGGTCCACGCAAGAGGGCACCGCTGCTGCCTACGCCGACACGTTCCGGCTCCTGCTGACCTACGCCCAGCAGGCCACCGGGATCGCCCCGTCGGCGTTGACCCTGGCCGATCTGGACGCGGACCTGATCGGCGGATTCCTCCAGCATCTGGAAACCGAGCGCGGCAACTCCGCCGCGACCCGCAACGCCCGCCGGGCCGCGCTGCGGTCGTTCTTCAGCTACGCCAGCTACCGGGCACCCGACGCGATCGCAACGATCAGCCAAGTCCTCGCGATCCCCGCGAAACGCACCAAGACCACCCTCGTGTCGTTCCTGACCGCTGCCGAAGCCGAAGCCCTCATCGCAGCCCCGGACACCGGCACCTGGCTCGGGCGCCGAGACCGGCTCCTGCTGCACCTGGGCATCCAAACCGGACTCCGCGTCAGCGAGCTGACCAGCCTGCACATCGACAGCATCCAGATCGGCCCGCACAGCCAGCTCGAATGCATCGGCAAGGGCCGCAAGCAACGCGTGATCCCACTCCAGAAGAACACCGTCCAACTCCTCAACGCCTGGTTCGGCGAGCTTCCACCCGTACCGGACGGGCCACTGTTCCCGACCCACGCCGGGACGCCACTGACCAGGGCTGCGGTCGGCAAGCTCATCGCCCGTCATACCGCTGCCGCGGTCGGACGGTGTTCTTCCTTGGCCGAGAAGAACGTCACGCCCCACACGCTGCGGCACACTTGCGCAATGAGCCTGCTGCACGCCGGGATCGACACCGCGAGCATCGCGCTCTGGCTCGGGCACTCGAACATCCAGACCACGCAGATCTACCTCCACGCCGACCTCGAACTCAAACGACGAACCCTGGAACGCGTCCCCGCCGTCGATGAGCGGCCACCGGCCCGCTACCAAGCCTCGGACGCTCTCATCGCGTTCCTCAAGAACCGCTGA
- the istB gene encoding IS21-like element helper ATPase IstB codes for MTTTTNTAASVYQQLRNHLTDLKLADAADALPKVLDQAQTEGWSLTHTLEHLLRIEVTATEARRLAGRFRFANLPTGATLDDFDLDHASGIDRNLLTELGTCRYLDTATNILLIGSPGVGKTHIATGLGHAAVTAGYRVYFTSAADLAARCHRAAIEGKWSTMMRFFAGPTLLIIDELGYLPLPGEAASALFQVINQRYLKTSIVITTNRPVGAWGEILGDTTVAAAMLDRLLHRSVVITLDGPSYRLRNHHAAADELRRATTGTNLR; via the coding sequence ATGACCACCACCACGAACACCGCCGCCAGCGTCTACCAACAGCTGCGCAACCACCTCACCGACCTGAAACTCGCCGACGCCGCCGACGCCCTCCCGAAGGTGCTCGACCAAGCCCAAACCGAGGGCTGGAGCCTCACCCACACCCTCGAGCACCTACTGCGCATCGAGGTCACCGCCACCGAAGCCCGACGCCTCGCCGGCCGGTTCCGTTTCGCGAACCTCCCCACCGGCGCCACCCTCGACGACTTCGACCTCGACCACGCCTCCGGCATCGACCGAAACCTGCTCACCGAACTCGGCACCTGCCGCTACCTCGACACCGCCACCAACATCCTCCTCATCGGCTCACCCGGCGTCGGGAAGACCCACATCGCCACCGGCCTCGGGCACGCCGCCGTCACCGCCGGCTACCGCGTCTACTTCACCTCCGCCGCCGACCTCGCCGCCCGCTGCCACCGCGCCGCGATCGAAGGCAAGTGGTCCACCATGATGCGTTTCTTCGCCGGTCCGACCCTGCTCATCATCGACGAGCTTGGCTACCTCCCGCTGCCCGGCGAGGCCGCCTCAGCCTTGTTCCAGGTCATCAACCAGCGCTACCTGAAGACCTCGATCGTGATCACCACGAACCGGCCGGTCGGAGCCTGGGGCGAGATCCTCGGCGACACCACCGTCGCCGCCGCCATGCTCGACCGGCTCCTCCACCGCTCCGTCGTCATCACCCTCGACGGCCCCTCCTACCGACTCCGCAACCACCACGCCGCAGCCGACGAACTACGCCGCGCCACAACCGGCACCAACCTGCGCTAA
- a CDS encoding uracil-DNA glycosylase, with the protein MPKPLHELVAPDWAEALSPVASKVTALGSFLREEMAAGHPYLPAGDAVLRAFTLPLADVRVLVIGQDPYPTPGHPVGLSFSVAPDVRPLPGSLRNIYKELEADLGIAPAEHGDLSHWFGQGVLLLNRVLTVRPGAPASHRGKGWEEVTACAVEALARRGGPLVAILWGRDAQTARPLLGEVPIIASAHPSPLSARNGFFGSRPFSTANRLLQEQGADPVDWALPASMAD; encoded by the coding sequence ATGCCGAAGCCGCTCCACGAACTGGTCGCACCCGACTGGGCAGAGGCCCTCTCGCCCGTCGCCTCGAAGGTGACCGCGCTCGGCTCCTTCCTGCGTGAGGAGATGGCGGCAGGTCACCCCTACCTGCCCGCCGGGGACGCGGTGCTGCGCGCCTTCACGCTCCCGCTCGCCGACGTGCGGGTGCTGGTGATCGGACAGGATCCGTATCCGACCCCCGGGCACCCGGTCGGGCTCTCCTTCTCGGTCGCCCCCGACGTGCGCCCACTTCCCGGGTCGTTGCGCAACATCTACAAGGAACTCGAGGCCGACCTCGGCATCGCGCCCGCGGAGCACGGCGACCTGAGCCACTGGTTCGGGCAGGGCGTGCTGCTGCTGAACCGGGTGCTCACCGTTCGCCCCGGCGCGCCCGCGTCGCACCGCGGAAAGGGCTGGGAGGAGGTCACGGCCTGCGCCGTCGAGGCCCTCGCCCGGCGCGGCGGGCCCCTGGTGGCGATCCTCTGGGGGCGCGACGCGCAGACGGCACGCCCGCTGCTCGGCGAGGTTCCGATCATCGCGAGCGCCCACCCGTCCCCACTCTCGGCGCGCAACGGATTCTTCGGCTCACGTCCGTTCAGCACGGCGAACCGGCTGCTGCAGGAACAAGGAGCCGACCCCGTCGATTGGGCGCTTCCCGCGTCGATGGCAGACTAG
- a CDS encoding cytochrome P450: protein MNNWPDDVDPTGRDLRELTDELRAGHTVVRNRRGEWVLLGHAEVKAAAEDPHSFSSAVASHLQIPNGLDGAEHAEARAILDRYFTPEALAPFEAPFSKIAASLVASLPAEIDAVGDLGTVFAVRAQSAWLGWPRELEARLLAWMRDNHEATRSGDRVRMAVVADEFDELIRQVLEPRRVMPVEDVTSALMAEGWKGRFFTDEELVSILRNWTGGDLGSIALCVGVLASHLAADPALQAHLRSGGTDAELDAVVDEILRIDDPFVTNRRKTTCPVHVGGVDIAEGQVVKLNWTSANRDESVFGADFDPAGHAADNLVYGIGPHVCPGRPLATMELRIAVRALLAGTSAIEPGAEEAEREVHPVGGFRRVPVRLGH from the coding sequence GTGAACAACTGGCCCGACGATGTGGACCCCACCGGACGGGACCTGCGTGAACTGACCGACGAGCTGCGCGCTGGGCACACGGTTGTGAGGAACCGACGAGGCGAGTGGGTGCTGCTCGGCCACGCCGAGGTCAAGGCCGCGGCCGAGGATCCCCACAGCTTCTCCAGCGCCGTCGCGTCCCACCTGCAGATCCCCAACGGCCTCGACGGCGCAGAGCACGCCGAGGCGCGCGCCATCCTCGATCGCTACTTCACCCCAGAGGCGCTCGCGCCGTTCGAGGCTCCGTTCTCGAAGATCGCGGCCTCGCTCGTGGCCTCGCTGCCCGCCGAGATCGACGCCGTGGGTGATCTGGGCACCGTCTTCGCGGTCCGGGCACAGTCGGCCTGGCTCGGCTGGCCGCGTGAGCTCGAGGCGCGCCTGCTCGCCTGGATGCGCGACAACCACGAGGCCACCCGCTCGGGTGACCGGGTCCGGATGGCCGTGGTGGCCGACGAGTTCGACGAGCTCATCCGCCAAGTGTTGGAGCCGCGACGCGTGATGCCGGTCGAGGACGTGACGAGCGCCCTGATGGCCGAGGGATGGAAGGGCCGCTTCTTCACGGACGAGGAACTCGTCTCGATCCTGCGCAACTGGACCGGTGGGGATCTCGGCTCCATCGCGCTGTGCGTAGGGGTGCTTGCCTCGCACCTCGCCGCGGATCCCGCCCTCCAGGCGCACCTGCGCTCCGGGGGCACGGACGCCGAGCTCGACGCCGTGGTCGACGAGATCCTGCGCATCGACGACCCCTTCGTGACCAACCGCCGCAAGACGACGTGCCCGGTACACGTCGGCGGCGTCGACATCGCGGAGGGGCAGGTCGTGAAGCTGAACTGGACCTCCGCGAACCGGGACGAGTCGGTGTTCGGCGCCGACTTCGACCCGGCCGGTCACGCCGCGGACAACCTGGTCTACGGCATCGGTCCGCACGTCTGCCCCGGGCGGCCGCTCGCCACCATGGAGCTGAGGATCGCGGTACGCGCGCTGCTTGCGGGCACCTCAGCGATAGAGCCCGGAGCCGAGGAGGCCGAGCGCGAGGTGCATCCGGTCGGCGGGTTCCGCCGCGTGCCTGTGCGGCTCGGCCACTAG
- the istA gene encoding IS21 family transposase codes for MYIHALKRQGMTISEIARRTNHDRKTIRAYLNGDRVPGRRQRAVPDSFEAFVDYVSARLSEDPHLWAATLLDELRPLGYAGSYPTLTRQIRDRGLRPACAACAHVTKRPNAVIEHPPGEETQFDWLELPDAPTHWGFPTKKAFLLVGSLAHSGVWRAVLAPSMDLPHLLAAMSTLLRLLGGLTRVWRFDRMRTVLDPVTGDLTAMFAGFAKHHGVQVVACRPRSGNRKGVVEKNNHTAAQRWWRTLPDELTLEQAQAGVEAFARRQDQRRREDVSGWSTAKAMFAAERLRALPPTVFPVILTEERTATRQALIDWRGNRYSVPPELAAGKVVVHHRHGSDTIDIATLSGAVLARHRVAEPGLGVTIRDTGHVTALETIALASAPPGRSHRRKERIPPGATALRAAAVLTGAAEPLSTVISLAAYEQAAKNRNTLP; via the coding sequence GTGTATATCCACGCTCTGAAACGGCAGGGGATGACGATCAGCGAGATCGCCCGCCGCACCAACCATGACCGCAAGACGATCCGCGCGTACTTGAACGGGGACCGGGTCCCGGGGCGGCGGCAACGCGCCGTGCCGGACTCGTTCGAGGCGTTCGTCGACTACGTGAGCGCGCGCCTATCGGAGGACCCGCATTTGTGGGCGGCGACGTTGCTCGACGAGCTGCGCCCGCTGGGCTACGCGGGGTCGTATCCGACGTTGACCCGACAGATCCGTGACCGCGGGCTGCGGCCGGCCTGCGCCGCCTGCGCGCACGTCACGAAGCGTCCGAACGCGGTCATCGAGCATCCGCCGGGTGAGGAGACCCAGTTCGACTGGCTCGAGCTGCCCGATGCGCCCACGCACTGGGGGTTCCCGACGAAGAAGGCGTTCCTGCTGGTCGGCTCGCTGGCCCACTCGGGGGTTTGGCGGGCGGTGCTCGCCCCGTCGATGGATCTGCCGCACCTGTTGGCCGCGATGAGCACCTTGCTGCGTCTGCTGGGTGGGCTCACTCGCGTGTGGCGCTTCGATCGGATGCGCACCGTGCTGGACCCGGTCACGGGGGATCTGACGGCGATGTTCGCCGGGTTCGCGAAGCACCACGGCGTCCAGGTGGTCGCCTGCCGGCCCCGCTCCGGCAACCGCAAGGGCGTGGTCGAGAAGAATAACCACACCGCCGCGCAACGCTGGTGGCGGACTCTGCCCGACGAACTCACCCTCGAGCAGGCCCAGGCCGGTGTCGAGGCGTTCGCCCGCCGACAAGACCAGCGACGCCGGGAAGACGTGTCCGGGTGGAGCACCGCGAAGGCGATGTTCGCCGCCGAACGGCTCCGAGCGTTGCCACCGACGGTGTTCCCGGTGATCCTCACCGAGGAACGCACCGCCACCCGGCAGGCGCTGATCGACTGGCGCGGCAACCGGTATTCCGTCCCACCCGAACTCGCTGCCGGGAAGGTCGTCGTCCATCACCGCCACGGCAGCGACACCATCGACATCGCCACCCTCTCCGGCGCGGTCCTCGCCCGACACCGAGTCGCCGAACCGGGCCTGGGGGTCACGATCCGCGACACCGGACACGTCACCGCCCTCGAAACGATCGCCCTCGCCTCGGCACCGCCGGGACGCTCCCACCGCCGCAAGGAACGCATCCCACCCGGCGCCACCGCCCTGCGCGCCGCCGCCGTGCTCACCGGCGCCGCGGAACCGCTCTCGACCGTGATCAGCCTGGCCGCCTACGAGCAGGCCGCGAAGAACAGGAACACCCTCCCATGA
- a CDS encoding NUDIX hydrolase gives MRVIGVTHPLGAPVADFAITHGQHPRVTMFDHGYLPVRPLAATLVEDREIAFTWLVREITAADHRPQERHTVYVASSGEKPQRHQRIGAYALVTSERGILGTVNSTLTLAPGTWTLPGGGVDPGESPSDAVLREVFEETGQEIVIDRVLTLESEHWIGRSISGTLEDFHALRIVYGATCKTPSDPVVHDIGGSTQRADWVPVRSWRTLHWTNSSRTLLAQYARRLSRPVSP, from the coding sequence ATGCGCGTCATCGGAGTCACCCACCCTCTGGGGGCGCCTGTGGCCGATTTCGCCATCACGCACGGGCAACATCCGAGGGTCACCATGTTCGACCACGGCTACCTGCCCGTGCGTCCCCTTGCCGCGACGCTCGTCGAGGACAGGGAGATCGCCTTCACCTGGTTGGTGCGCGAGATCACCGCGGCCGATCATCGCCCGCAGGAGCGCCACACCGTCTATGTTGCCTCGTCAGGGGAGAAACCGCAACGGCACCAGCGGATCGGCGCCTATGCGCTCGTCACCTCCGAGCGCGGGATCCTCGGCACAGTGAACTCGACGTTGACGCTCGCCCCCGGAACGTGGACGCTGCCCGGTGGCGGCGTGGATCCCGGCGAGTCCCCGTCCGATGCGGTGCTGCGCGAGGTGTTCGAGGAGACGGGCCAGGAGATCGTCATCGACCGGGTCCTGACCCTTGAGTCGGAGCACTGGATCGGCCGCTCTATCTCAGGAACGCTCGAGGATTTCCACGCCCTGCGCATCGTCTACGGGGCGACATGCAAAACACCCAGCGACCCGGTCGTCCATGACATCGGTGGATCGACTCAGCGGGCCGACTGGGTGCCTGTGCGCTCGTGGCGCACGCTGCACTGGACCAACAGCTCCCGGACGCTGCTCGCGCAGTACGCCAGGCGGCTGTCGCGTCCGGTCAGTCCCTGA
- a CDS encoding HdeD family acid-resistance protein, producing the protein MLTFSQRAWPWILAQGILAVVLGILMFALPGVTLITIGIFVGVWMIIDGISMIVHAVMSSGSTAERVMLGLFGVLGVLIGGFAAWNPIATVAALAILVAVWFIVAGVREIVLAVRIRKEITGEWFLIISGALAVVFGLVALFWPGLALVTLIWLISVGAILFGIFMIVSAFAIRRPTKSGEEGEKGEKGEKGEETAAA; encoded by the coding sequence ATGCTCACCTTCTCACAACGGGCCTGGCCCTGGATCCTCGCGCAGGGGATCCTCGCCGTGGTCCTCGGCATCCTGATGTTCGCGCTTCCGGGGGTGACGCTGATCACGATCGGCATCTTCGTCGGGGTCTGGATGATCATCGACGGCATCAGCATGATCGTCCACGCCGTGATGAGCTCAGGGTCGACCGCCGAGCGCGTGATGCTCGGCCTGTTCGGCGTGCTCGGCGTCCTGATCGGCGGTTTCGCCGCCTGGAACCCGATCGCCACCGTCGCAGCCCTCGCGATTCTCGTCGCCGTCTGGTTCATCGTCGCAGGCGTCCGCGAGATCGTCCTGGCCGTGCGGATCCGCAAGGAGATCACGGGGGAGTGGTTCCTGATCATCTCGGGTGCGCTCGCCGTCGTCTTCGGTCTGGTCGCGCTGTTCTGGCCAGGGCTCGCGCTCGTCACCCTGATCTGGCTCATCAGCGTCGGGGCGATCCTGTTCGGCATCTTCATGATCGTCTCCGCCTTCGCCATCCGCCGCCCCACGAAGAGCGGCGAGGAAGGCGAGAAAGGCGAGAAAGGCGAGAAAGGCGAGGAAACGGCGGCTGCGTGA
- the msrA gene encoding peptide-methionine (S)-S-oxide reductase MsrA, whose protein sequence is MDIDVLSWLNNRLSTPQLVSPDDALPGRETPILDPMPTHEVLGLPLDEVPAGAEVAYFALGCYWGEERMFWETPGVLNTAVGFMGGFTPNPTYEESCTGQTGHTETVQVVFDPSQVSYDDLLQLFWENHDPTQLNRQGNDLGTQYRSAIFPVDEAQRVAAEKSLEAFQRRLEESGYGQIATEITPDQRFYYAEREHQQYLHKNPNGYCPNHATGVKCGPRD, encoded by the coding sequence ATGGACATCGACGTGCTCTCCTGGCTGAACAACCGTCTCTCCACGCCCCAACTGGTCTCCCCTGACGACGCCCTCCCGGGCCGCGAGACCCCGATCCTCGACCCGATGCCGACGCACGAGGTGCTCGGCCTGCCGCTCGACGAGGTTCCGGCCGGCGCAGAGGTCGCCTACTTCGCGCTCGGCTGCTACTGGGGCGAGGAGCGCATGTTCTGGGAGACCCCCGGCGTGCTGAACACCGCGGTCGGCTTCATGGGGGGCTTCACCCCCAACCCGACCTATGAGGAGTCGTGCACAGGCCAGACCGGCCACACCGAGACGGTGCAGGTGGTCTTCGACCCGTCGCAGGTCAGCTACGACGACCTGCTGCAGCTCTTCTGGGAGAACCACGACCCGACGCAGCTGAACCGCCAGGGCAACGATCTCGGCACCCAGTACCGCTCCGCGATCTTCCCGGTCGACGAGGCGCAGCGGGTCGCCGCGGAGAAGAGCCTTGAGGCCTTCCAGCGGCGGCTCGAGGAGTCGGGCTACGGCCAGATCGCCACCGAGATCACGCCCGACCAGAGGTTCTACTATGCGGAGCGCGAGCACCAGCAGTACCTGCACAAGAACCCGAACGGCTACTGCCCGAACCACGCGACCGGCGTGAAGTGCGGGCCCCGCGACTGA
- a CDS encoding phosphotransferase — MNGEADLGDVAWGDVISDDDGVLVVRGQVDDLPVVVKRFTGPSAREVSTYALLERLGVPTLPVLGSGPDWIILEDLTSAGYRQASADDLADPDVARLIARWHDHLHGAGDALGSEAIEYSEFDLIDDEGLSRVAARWPDLADAAAWAAGRLPAWRQELSELPHTLTYNDFWSSNLAISWDGSSALMFDHNLTGMGLRASDLRNVTLALSPVAAEAFLTQYRRLCEARGAHLPEAAFELDAATAHLVALIMASEFDETPAWAGPSIDWARTIAR, encoded by the coding sequence GTGAACGGGGAGGCCGACCTCGGTGACGTCGCCTGGGGCGATGTCATCTCTGACGACGACGGCGTGCTGGTTGTGCGCGGGCAGGTCGACGACCTGCCGGTCGTGGTCAAGCGGTTCACCGGCCCGTCAGCACGGGAGGTGTCGACCTACGCCCTCCTCGAGCGGCTCGGTGTCCCGACCCTTCCTGTGCTCGGCAGCGGCCCCGACTGGATCATCCTGGAGGACCTCACCAGCGCCGGCTACCGGCAGGCCTCCGCGGACGACCTCGCCGATCCGGACGTGGCGCGACTGATCGCCCGCTGGCACGACCACCTGCACGGAGCGGGCGATGCGCTCGGCTCCGAGGCCATCGAGTACAGCGAGTTCGATCTGATCGACGACGAAGGCCTCTCCCGCGTCGCAGCCAGGTGGCCGGACCTCGCCGACGCGGCCGCCTGGGCCGCGGGCCGGCTTCCGGCATGGCGTCAGGAACTGTCCGAGCTGCCGCACACGCTCACCTACAACGACTTCTGGTCGTCCAACCTCGCCATCTCCTGGGACGGCTCCTCTGCGTTGATGTTCGACCACAACCTCACCGGCATGGGTCTGCGGGCGAGCGACCTGCGCAATGTCACCCTCGCCCTTTCACCGGTCGCGGCGGAGGCGTTCCTGACGCAGTACCGGCGACTCTGCGAGGCGCGGGGTGCCCACCTCCCGGAGGCCGCATTCGAACTCGACGCCGCGACGGCCCACCTGGTCGCGCTCATCATGGCGAGCGAGTTCGACGAGACGCCTGCGTGGGCGGGGCCGTCCATCGACTGGGCCCGCACGATCGCCCGCTGA
- a CDS encoding aminoacyl-tRNA deacylase encodes MTTNRAVEALKASGLAHEITRHGRVRSLAEAAAARGVEPSAIVKTMVVRRGEGDHVLVLVPGDRTISWPKLRSLLGVNRLSMPDADEAREVTGFERGTITPFGTLTALPVVADERIAGGRVSIGAGEHGVAATLDGDALLAHLSATVADVTDPEA; translated from the coding sequence ATGACCACCAACCGTGCCGTCGAGGCGCTCAAGGCCTCGGGCCTTGCCCACGAGATCACCCGGCACGGCCGCGTCCGTTCGCTGGCAGAGGCTGCCGCGGCACGCGGCGTCGAGCCCTCCGCCATCGTCAAGACCATGGTGGTGCGGCGGGGCGAGGGAGACCACGTGCTCGTCCTCGTCCCAGGCGACCGGACGATCTCCTGGCCGAAGCTGCGTTCCCTGTTGGGCGTGAACCGGCTGTCGATGCCCGACGCCGACGAGGCGCGCGAGGTGACCGGGTTCGAACGCGGCACGATCACCCCGTTCGGCACGCTGACCGCCCTGCCGGTCGTCGCAGACGAGAGGATCGCTGGTGGCCGTGTCTCCATCGGCGCAGGCGAACACGGCGTCGCCGCGACGCTCGACGGGGATGCGCTGCTCGCGCACCTGTCGGCCACTGTGGCCGACGTCACCGACCCGGAGGCTTAG
- a CDS encoding acylphosphatase: MTESITARVTGQVQGVGFRWTTARELERLRVDGAAGNLADGSVRVTATGARDSLLALVDWLDGPDTPGRVRGVDVTWGSPREAPEIRRLMQKTSIRPGGGFCEQLARRCGPHRTGPA, translated from the coding sequence GTGACGGAGTCGATCACGGCGAGGGTCACCGGCCAGGTCCAGGGCGTCGGGTTCCGATGGACGACCGCGCGTGAGTTGGAACGCCTCCGCGTCGACGGCGCGGCCGGGAACCTGGCAGACGGATCGGTGCGCGTCACCGCCACCGGCGCTCGCGACTCGCTGCTTGCCCTCGTGGACTGGTTGGATGGACCAGACACGCCGGGCCGGGTCCGCGGCGTCGACGTCACCTGGGGCTCGCCCCGCGAAGCACCCGAGATCCGGCGATTGATGCAAAAAACTAGTATCAGACCCGGAGGTGGCTTCTGTGAACAACTGGCCCGACGATGTGGACCCCACCGGACGGGACCTGCGTGA
- a CDS encoding Bax inhibitor-1/YccA family protein — protein sequence MANPIIGRPDAFTRHSTPQQTYPQGYGQQQAPGQDPYQQQFPQQQGPTYNPYQQPASTGAVMTLDDVIAKTAITLGVVAAAAVLAFLFIPVQLLTPALIGSGIVGLVTVFLVAGRAKLPIGGVLFYAVVEGIFVGAFSKFFELMWPGIVVNAVLATFVTAAATLAAYKFFNIRVTDKFRKVVTIATMSLAGVLLVNFVLFLFGVNTPIREVGSGAGWLAIGISVVAVLLAVLNLITDFDSVERGIAAQAPAQESWRAAFGITITMVWLYTEILRILSYFRD from the coding sequence ATGGCAAATCCGATCATCGGTCGCCCGGACGCCTTCACGCGTCACAGCACCCCGCAGCAGACCTACCCACAGGGGTACGGGCAGCAGCAGGCCCCCGGGCAGGACCCGTACCAGCAGCAGTTCCCGCAGCAGCAGGGACCGACCTACAACCCGTACCAGCAGCCCGCGTCCACCGGCGCGGTGATGACGCTTGACGACGTCATCGCCAAGACGGCGATCACGCTCGGAGTGGTCGCCGCGGCCGCCGTGCTGGCCTTCCTGTTCATCCCCGTGCAGTTGCTGACCCCCGCCCTGATCGGCTCGGGCATCGTCGGCCTCGTCACGGTGTTCCTCGTCGCCGGACGGGCGAAGCTGCCAATCGGTGGCGTCCTGTTCTACGCGGTGGTCGAAGGCATCTTCGTCGGCGCCTTCTCGAAGTTCTTCGAGCTGATGTGGCCAGGCATCGTCGTCAACGCCGTCCTCGCCACGTTCGTGACGGCGGCCGCGACGCTCGCCGCCTACAAGTTCTTCAACATCCGGGTGACCGACAAGTTCCGCAAGGTCGTCACCATCGCGACGATGTCGCTGGCAGGCGTCCTGCTCGTCAACTTCGTGCTGTTCCTGTTCGGCGTCAACACCCCGATCCGCGAGGTCGGCTCCGGCGCGGGCTGGCTGGCCATCGGCATCTCCGTGGTGGCCGTCCTGCTCGCCGTGCTGAATCTGATCACCGACTTCGACTCGGTCGAGCGCGGCATCGCGGCGCAGGCCCCGGCGCAGGAGTCGTGGCGCGCAGCCTTCGGCATCACCATCACGATGGTGTGGCTCTACACCGAGATCCTGCGCATCCTGAGCTACTTCAGGGACTGA